A stretch of Parvularculales bacterium DNA encodes these proteins:
- a CDS encoding zinc-binding dehydrogenase: MRAAIYRKGSLVVDTLPDPRPEAGQVVVKTLSCGICGSDLHALHHAMHMVDVSRRSGQGTVFDAERDVVFGHEFCAEVLDFGPDTEKRFKSGARVCSVPVVLGAQGVGTVGYSNEYPGGYGEQMVLNEALLLEVPNGLSSSNAALTEPMAVGLHAVVKAGLGEDDVPLVIGCGPVGLAVIATLKLKGAAPVVAADFSPARRRLAEIMGADIVIDPGETSPYTRWEAAASPEDPNIPPVLTLTGFRPALRPAVIFECVGVPGMLQQIMEGAPKDARVVVVGVCMEHDSIEPFFAIGKELNMQFVLGYTPEEFAETLHHVAEGNIDVSPMITGKTGLEGVSQAFDALANPDNHAKILVEPWSKESLSSL; the protein is encoded by the coding sequence ATGCGGGCTGCAATTTATCGTAAGGGGTCGCTGGTGGTAGATACTCTACCAGATCCTAGGCCGGAAGCCGGTCAGGTGGTGGTGAAAACATTATCCTGTGGCATTTGCGGGTCGGATCTTCACGCCCTCCATCATGCCATGCACATGGTCGATGTCTCACGTCGCAGTGGTCAGGGGACTGTTTTTGATGCGGAGCGCGATGTGGTGTTTGGTCATGAGTTTTGCGCCGAGGTGCTGGACTTCGGTCCTGATACGGAAAAACGTTTCAAATCTGGTGCTCGAGTTTGTTCTGTTCCTGTGGTGCTGGGTGCTCAGGGTGTGGGGACGGTGGGTTATTCTAACGAGTATCCGGGTGGCTATGGTGAGCAAATGGTGCTCAATGAGGCGCTTCTTTTAGAAGTGCCTAATGGTTTATCAAGTAGCAATGCTGCATTAACAGAGCCTATGGCGGTTGGTCTTCATGCTGTAGTCAAGGCAGGCCTTGGGGAGGACGATGTTCCATTGGTGATAGGGTGTGGACCGGTGGGGTTGGCAGTTATTGCTACTTTAAAACTAAAGGGGGCTGCTCCTGTTGTGGCGGCTGATTTTTCGCCGGCTCGTCGTCGGCTGGCGGAGATTATGGGTGCAGATATTGTCATTGATCCCGGTGAAACCTCTCCATATACGCGCTGGGAGGCGGCGGCATCTCCTGAAGATCCGAACATACCGCCGGTTCTAACGTTAACGGGCTTTAGACCTGCTTTGCGACCGGCGGTGATTTTTGAATGTGTTGGCGTGCCGGGTATGTTGCAGCAGATTATGGAGGGTGCGCCCAAAGATGCACGTGTTGTTGTTGTAGGGGTTTGTATGGAGCACGATTCCATAGAGCCTTTTTTTGCTATCGGTAAGGAATTGAATATGCAATTCGTCTTGGGGTATACACCTGAAGAGTTTGCTGAGACTTTGCATCATGTTGCCGAGGGTAACATTGATGTGAGTCCTATGATTACCGGCAAGACTGGCCTTGAAGGAGTGAGTCAAGCGTTTGATGCGTTGGCCAACCCTGATAATCACGCTAAGATTCTTGTAGAGCCTTGGAGCAAGGAGAGTTTGTCGTCCCTATAA